The Chanodichthys erythropterus isolate Z2021 chromosome 14, ASM2448905v1, whole genome shotgun sequence genome window below encodes:
- the LOC137035863 gene encoding uncharacterized protein, with product MPLTPFKIFILMCGFCSRFHAIEHPRNKTAQTEVQRGVDVSLRCEVSFLSESSTLQWEKDGQQTSNTTLLYNNSAYIILHTVDKQNEGEYYCRLMENGTVKTVRNYTLTVSSNSYNKNNTIYRQSSNNSDVSLICKSSRRYERWKWTWEPRPDSQIIDLIAVEKGRDVLVKGPIKPGRLSSTTYNDQLFIFHISPVNFNHSVTYKCVTNNQKTPYTTTMLHTIRVSVEPPDGVLRNQSVILTCEVSEVTDSVTLVWLRMEGNRGVLGKQQIMTENKLQLTVNLSSYETDPLHWQCALFTENELRALAPITISLSSSTTNAPKNIMTQDSHLPMVIIMACVVTGCVLILLLELLVFKRQRKTGTDSWFKISPASSEDMLDCSTTVIYSASTAQ from the exons ATGCCACTTACAccttttaaaatctttattttgatGTGTGGATTTTGTTCCCGATTCCACGCTATCG AACATCCACGgaataaaactgcccaaacagaAG TTCAGCGTGGCGTTGATGTGTCTCTGCGATGTGAGGTCTCTTTCCTGTCTGAATCCTCAACATTGCAGTGGGAGAAAGACGGACAACAAACATCCAACACCACTCTACTGTACAACAACTCTGCCTACATCATCTTACACACCGTTGATAAACAAAATGAAGGGGAATATTACTGTAGATTGATGGAGAATGgaacagtaaaaactgtaaggAATTACACGCTTACTGTCAGTTCAA attcatataataaaaataatacaatttacaGACAAAGCTCTAATAATAGTGACGTATCACTGATCTGCAAGTCTTCCAGGAGGTATGAGAGATGGAAATGGACCTGGGAGCCGAGGCCTGATTCACAGATCATTGATCTGATAGCAGTTGAAAAAGGAAGAGACGTTCTAGTAAAAGGACCAATTAAACCAGGAAGACTTTCTTCAACCACTTACAATGATCAACTTTTTATCTTTCACATCTCACCTGTGAACTTTAATCATAGTGTGACATACAAGTGTGTTACAAACAATCAAAAGACTCCCTACACAACCACAATGTTACACACCATCAGAG TCTCAGTGGAGCCCCCTGATGGTGTGTTGAGGAATCAGTCAGTGATTCTTACctgtgaagtttctgaagtgACTGATTCAGTGACGCTGGTCTGGCTCAGGATGGAGGGGAACAGAGGAGTGCTGGGAAAACAGCAAATTATGACTGAAAACAAGCTACAGCTCACAGTGAATCTATCCAGCTATGAAACAGACCCGCTGCACTGGCAGTGTGCACTTTTTACTGAGAATGAACTCAGAGCTCTGGCCCCTATAACAATCAGTCTTTCCTCATCAACTACTAATGCTCCAA AAAACATCATGACACAGGACAGTCATCTACCGATGGTGATCATCATGGCATGTGTTGTCACTGGCTGTGTGCTGATTCTGCTGCTGGAACTTCTAGTTTTTAAACGTCAGCGAAAAACAG GAACTGACAGCTGGTTTAAAATCAGTCCTGCAAGTTCAGAG GAtatgttggactgcagtactACAGTCATCTATTCAGCTAGTACAGCTCAGTGA